TAGTGGAAAAGAAATAAAAATGGGCACACTTGATATTACGTTCTATCGTGATGACCTGGCAACGCGTGGAGTGCTTCCTGCAATCAAAGAAACTTCTATTACGTTTAACATAACAAAAAAGAACATTATACTGGTGGATGATGTTCTGTTCACTGGAAGGACAATAAAAGCTGCACTTGAAACATTAATGTCCTTTGGAAGGCCTCAGATAATACGATTGGCAGTACTTGTTGATCGCGGTAACCGTGAATTACCAATTCAGCCAGATTACTGTGGTATAAAAATAAATACAAAAGTTAGTGATAAAGTAAAGGTGCGCCTTAAAGAAACTGATGGTATTGATGATACTGTGTTGTATTGTTCAGAATAATACTATTCAACGATGAAGCCCACATATCATTGCATTCCTTGCCATATTAATCATATCTATCGTGTGATTTC
This DNA window, taken from Spirochaetota bacterium, encodes the following:
- the pyrR gene encoding bifunctional pyr operon transcriptional regulator/uracil phosphoribosyltransferase PyrR, with protein sequence MCEEKILMNAKQINDAIENISNDIIKEFGDVSNIAIVGIQTRGVEIARRIKKYIENYSGKEIKMGTLDITFYRDDLATRGVLPAIKETSITFNITKKNIILVDDVLFTGRTIKAALETLMSFGRPQIIRLAVLVDRGNRELPIQPDYCGIKINTKVSDKVKVRLKETDGIDDTVLYCSE